A stretch of the Panthera uncia isolate 11264 chromosome D1, Puncia_PCG_1.0, whole genome shotgun sequence genome encodes the following:
- the LOC125908521 gene encoding olfactory receptor 145 has product MPLMRMAAENSSVTEFILAGLTNQPGLRMPLFFLFLGFYVVTVMGNLGLITLIGLNSHLHTPMYFFLFNLSFIDFCYSTVITPKMLMSFVSKKNIIAYTGCMTQLFFFLFFVVSESFILSAMAYDRYIAICNPLVYTATMSPQVCSLLLLGVYVMGFAGAMTHTTCMVRLTFCANNLVDHYMCDILPLLERSCTSTYVNELVVFVVVGIDIGVPTVTIFISYALILTSILHIRSTEGRSKAFSTCSSHIIAVSLFFGSGAFMYLKPSSLLPMNQGKVSSLFYTTVVPMLNPLIYSLRNKDVKVALKKSLSKKTFS; this is encoded by the coding sequence ATGCCTTTAATGAGAATGGCAGCTGAGAACTCCTCTGTGACAGAATTTATCCTTGCAGGCTTAACCAACCAGCCCGGACTCCGGATGCccctcttcttcctgtttctagGTTTCTATGTGGTCACTGTGATGGGGAACCTGGGTCTGATAACCCTGATTGGGCTGAATTCTCACCtgcacacccccatgtacttcttcctcttcAACTTGTCCTTCATAGATTTTTGCTATTCCACTGTTATCACTCCCAAGATGCTGATGAGTTTTGTCTCAAAGAAGAACATCATCGCCTACACAGGGTGCATGACtcagctcttcttttttcttttctttgttgtctCTGAGTCCTTCATCCTGTCAGCAATGGCATATGACCGCTACATCGCCATCTGTAACCCACTGGTGTACACAGCCACCATGTCTCCTCAGGTCTGCTCGCTTCTTCTGTTGGGTGTCTATGTGATGGGGTTTGCTGGGGCCATGACCCACACGACATGCATGGTGAGACTGACCTTCTGTGCCAACAATCTGGTTGACCACTACATGTGTGACATCCTTCCCCTTCTTGAGCGCTCTTGCACCAGCACCTATGTAAATGAGCTGGTAGTTTTCGTTGTCGTGGGCATTGATATTGGCGTGCCCACAGTTACCATCTTCATTTCTTATGCcctcatcctcaccagcattcTCCATATTCGTTCCACTGAGGGCAGGTCCAAAGCCTTCAGCACATGCAGCTCTCACATAATTGccgtttctcttttctttgggtCAGGGGCATTTATGTACCTCAAACCATCCTCTCTTTTACCTATGAATCAGGGGAAAGTGTCCTCCTTGTTCTACACCACCGTTGTGCCCATGCTCAACCCGCTAATCTATAGCTTAAGAAATAAAGACGTCAAAGTTGCTCTGAAGAAATCATTGAGCAAAAAGACATTCTCTTGA